The following nucleotide sequence is from Synechococcus sp. CBW1004.
CAGGGCTCCTCTCCAGCGGTCAGACGGGGAAGCAGTGCCCCGCAGGCTGGCGGCGCCGCTGCTGCAGCTGGGAGCCATCCGCAGCAACACCACCTTTCTCTCCACAGGTGAGTCCCGCACGGGCCCTGCCGTCCTGCGCAACCATGCGGTGTTCGGCGCACTCACCCTACCGGCGCGGTTACCGCTCGGGCTCGACAACCGCTTCTGGGGGGCACTGCAGTGGGGGCTCAATCCCGATCAGAACATCACACCGCTGTTCCTGGCCGGCGGCTGGCAGTGCCAGGGCCTCCTCCCCGACCGGCCGCTCGACGTGCTCTCGCTGGGGGTGGGCCGCACCGCCTTCAGCCCGCAGCTGCTGCCGCAGCTCAACTGGGCCGGTGCCGTGGAGCTCAACTACAGCTTCCAGCTCAACAATCGGCTGTCGCTGCAACCGGTCATGCAGTGGCTCCTGCGTCCCTCGGGTGATGGCACGGTGCCGGGGATCCTCACCACCGCCCTGCAGATCAACCTCCTCCTCTGAACGAAGACGCCTCACGGCGACATCCGAACACGCTCCGTTCAGGAACGCCGCTCGGCCAGCAGCTCCGCCAGGGCGTGATAGACGGGCCGCCTGAGCAGCAGACGGCCGCTGTAGGCCCCCAGCACCGCGGCCATCAGCAGCCCCGGCAGAAACTGCTGATCACCGGCAAGGCGCATCACGAACACCAGACTCATGGCGGGAAGCTGGGTGGCGCCCGCCAGCGCGGCCGCCATGCCCAGGGCCATCCCCAGGGCCCCCAGATCCAACGGCACCGACATCATCTGCCCGAGGATGGCGCCGAGGGCCAGGGCCGGATCGATCAGACCGCCCGGCACCGAGACACCCAGAGCAAGGGCCGGACCGATCAGACGCACCGGCAGTTCGATCCAGGGGGCATGCAGCTGCTGCGGGTCCTCGATCAGCTGGTGCATCAGCGTCTCGCCATCGCCGCCGCCGCTGCCGCCGCTCAGGAGCAGCAGGGCCGCCAGTACCAGCCCGAGCGACAGACCGGTGCGCAGGGGCCGGCGGCGGGCCAGGGGCGTCAGCCGGGCGGTGGCCATCACGATCAGGCGGGCGAACAGCCCCCCCAGCAGGCCGGCCGCGATGCCCAGCGGCACGGCCCAGAGCAGCTGCAAGGGCTCGGGAGGCATTTCCCGCAGCATTCCCAGGGCGAATTCCCCCTGACCGCCCAGATTGCTGATGCCGGCGGCGCACACGGAGACGAGCAGGCCCGGCCAGATCAGACCGGCGCCGAACCGACCGGTGAGCTCCTCGGCCAGGAACACCACCCCCATGAAGGGGGTATCGAAACCGCCGGCCAGTCCCGCGGCCCCGGCCACTGCCACCACGTCTCCGCTGGAGAGGCCCTGGAGCAGGCGCGGCCAGCGTCGGCGCAGGGCCTGCGTCACCGCGGCCCCCACCTGCACCACCGGACCCTCACGGCCCAGGGGGAACAGGGCCAGGCTGGCCACGGACCACAGCACCAGCCGCTGCAGGGTGGGGCGGGGACTGAGCAGGGCCTCGGAGCGGGCCGGATCCTCCACCACCGCCATCGTCTGGGGGATGCCGGAGCCGGACCCCTCGCGCCACAGCCCTGCCTGCAGCCAGAGCAGCAGGGGCATCACCAGCACCGGCGCCAGCGCCATCAGCACGGTGATCACCGTCCAGCGGCCGCCGAAGGCCGGCAGGTGCTGCAACAGCTGATCCTGGGCCCGATCGAGCAGGTTGAGCGGCCAGCACGCCAGGCCCACCGCCACCCCGAGCAGGGCCAGGGGCAGCAGCTGCTGCAGGCCCCTGCGCAGGACGGAGGAGGGCGGCGTCATGCGGGGGGTTGCGGCAGCTGCGGCGCATCATGGGCGCCGACCGCCGATTCGGCCGGGGCCATCTCCCGACACGCACAGGGCTGCTGATGGGGCTGCGCCAGTTCGGCCGGCTGGCCCAGCCCTGACCCCGCAGCGCCGGAGGCTGGGCTGGCAACGGATTCAGCCCAGAGCCGGCGGAACGTCGAGGGCCCCGCAACCGGCGGCGGCGATGGCGCTGTCCACCTCGGGCGTCATCCCCGACACGCCGATCGCCCCGAGGCAGTGGCCATCCAGCACAAGCGGGAGCCCTCCCGCCATGGCGGCAGCTGGCGGACCCAGGAGCTCCGCCAGCTGCAGCAGGGCCGGCCGCTCGGCATTGATCGCCTGCTCGAGCGCTGCGGTGGGCTTGGCGTTGAGGGCGGCCATGCGGGCCTTGGCCGGGGCGGCGGCGCCGCTGGCGGGGCTGGCACCATCAGCACGCTCCAGCAGCAGCGGATGGCCGCCGCCATCCACCACCGCCACGCTGACGATGGCGTTGCGGCTGCGGGCCTCGGCCCAGGCGGTCTGCACCAGTCGGCGGGCATCAGCCAGTTCGAGCGCGGGAATGCTGCGCATCGGATCGACCTCAGCCCCAGACGATGGTCATCAGCCAGAGGTGCCCCTCCAGCTCGACGCCGGCGGCGGCGGCGGCCAGCTCCTCCTCACTCAACCGCAGGGTGGCCTCCGCCTGGTGGCGCACCAGGTCGACACCGGTGAAGGAGAAGCCCAGCGAGGCGCCCAGAGCGGCGATCGCGTCGAGATTGGGGCAGGCGCTGAGCTGCCGCAGCAGAGCGGGTTCTCCCTTGGCCATCGCCAGGAAGCTCTCAAGCTGGGGATTGGCCATTGGGGGATCAGAGAAGGGTTGGGCGAAGCGCTGCCTGGACGAGGCGGGTTGGAGGGATGCGGATCAGCCGATGCACGGCCCCCCGCTCGCGTCGTCCCGCGCGCGGGAGGGCGGTATCAGCTCAGCGGTCTGTGGCGCCACGGGTGTTGGTGAACAGGGCGTAGAGCGCCGTGGAGGCGCACAGGAAAAGGCGGCTGCCGAAGCGATCGCCGAAGCAGAGGTTCGACACCCGATGGGGCACCAGCACCTTGCCAAGCAGGACGCCCTCCGGGCTGAGGCAGTGCACACCATCGGCGGCACCGCACCAGAGATTGCCGTGCTCATCGACGCGGAAGCCATCGGCCCAGCCGGGGCTGATGCGGGCGAACTCCTCACCGCCGCTGAGGCTGAAGCCGTCGTCACCCACCACGAAGCGGCGGATGCACTGGCGTGGCTCGGCCACGCCCGGGGCTCCGGATTCGGCCACGTAGAGCAGGCGCTCATCGGGGGAGAAGGCCAGGCCGTTCGGACCGTCGAAATCCGTGGCCACCGCCTCCGCCACGCCGGTGTCAGGGTCGAGGCGGTAGAGGGCCGGCGGCTGCTCGGAGGTCTGGCGACCGCCCTCGTAGTCGTTGAGCAGGCCGTAGAGGGGATCGCTGAACCAGATCGACCCGTCGCGCTTCACCACCACGTCATTGGGGGCGTTGAGACGCTGACCGCGGGCGCGATCGACCAGCACGGTGCTGCTGCCATCGTGCTCGAGGCGGGTGAGACAGCGGCTGCGGTGATGGCACTGGATCAGGCGACCCTGAAGATCCCGGGTCTGGCCATTGGCGAAGTCGGACGGCTGACGGAAGACGGTGACGCCGTGCTGCTCGCTCCAGCGCAGGGTGCGATTGTTCGGGATATCGCTGAACAGCAGGCAGTGGTGGTCGCCGAACCACACGGGACCCTCGAGCCAGCGGAACCCCTCGGCGAGCAGCTCCAGTTCGGCGTTGAAGAGCACCAGATCGGCAAAGCGCGGATCGATGCACGCGATGCAGGCGGGGAGAGGGGCCATCGCGCTCAGGAGAAGGCACCGGGAAGAGCACCGCTCCAGGCGTCATCGTTGCGCTGGATGATCAGCTGCAGGCAGGGCTGATCACCCACCTGAGCGGAAAGATGCCCCCAGCGTCCGTCTTCAAGGCGACGACAGCCCTGGTCACCACCAAAGCTGAACGCTCCTGGTCCGAAGATGTGGCGCTCCCCATCCATGCTTTCGACGAACCAGGCTCCGCTGAGCACAAAGATCCACTTGGGGACTCGGTTTTCGTGCCACTCACCCACCCAGCCAACCGGCAGCGACGTCAGGAAGCTGTTGCCCTCATCGATCAGGGAGGCGCTCCACTGAGCGGCCACCTGCGGATTGAGGGGAGCGGATGTGAAGGCCTTGAAAGCGCAGAGCGTCTGGTGGCTGATTCCCTCGCTGTCCGTCCAGAGATGCCAGTAACTCAGACGCGGCGCTGCCAGTGGAGATGGGGTCACGACGCCGACGGCGAAGCGGATCGACCTGAACCGTAAACAGATCTGCCTCGATGTCATCCCGCCGCCGGCCCGGCAGTGCCGGATGCTGACCCTGGCGACGGCTGTGGCCAACATCGCAGCAGAGGCCGGCGTTCCCACCGAGGGGGCGCGAGCTCCGGAGGCGTCCATGGCATGCAGCAACCCCACGGCTGATTCCGCAGCGGCCCCGGTCGGCGAACCGCGGCACAGCCACAGCTCGCCGCTGGGGGCGACGCTGCGCGACGGCGGCGCCAACTTCAGCATCGACGCCCGCGACGCCGAGCGGGTGGAGCTGTGCCTGTTCGATCGGGCCGATGATGCCACCCCGACCCGGGTGATCCCCCTCGAAGGCGGCAACCGCCGCATCCACCACTACTGGCACACCCATGTGACGGGTCTGGAGGCGGGGCAGCTCTATGGCTACCGGGTGGAGGGCCCCTGGGATCCCGCGGCCGGTCACCGCTTCGATGGCCGCAATCTGCTGCTCGACCCCTACGGCCTGGCGCTGGCGATGCCGCCCGGCTACGAGCGCGGTACAGACGGCCGCTGCTGCCAGGGGGGCTGGCAGCACGCGATGAAGAGCGTGGTGGCCGATCCCCACGCCTTCGACTGGGAGGGCGACCAGCCGCTGCAACGGGCGGCCCGCGAGACGGTGATCTACGAGCTGCATGTGCGCGGCTTCACCATCGATCCCAGCTCCGGTGTGCCCTCTGCCCGGGCCGGCACCTACCTGGGCCTGATCGACACGATCCCCTATCTGCAGGATCTGGGCGTGACGGCGGTGGAGCTGCTGCCGGTGTTCCAGTTCGACCCGCAGGATGCGCCGCCGGGGCACACGAATTACTGGGGCTATCAGCCGATTTCCTTTCTGGTGCCGCACCACGGCTATGCGGTCAGTGACGATCCGTTAGCGGTGCTCGATGAGTTCCGCACGATGGTGAAAGCCTTCCACAAGGCGGGCCTGGAGGTGATCCTCGATGTGGTGTTCAATCACACCGCCGAGGGTGGCACAGGCGGGCCGAGCTTCTGCTTCCGCGGCCTGGGCAACCGCACCTATTACCTGCTCGAAGGTGACAGCGGCACCAATGTGGATGACACCGGCTGCGGCAACACCTTCAACGCCAACCAGGCGGTGGTGCGGCGCCTGATCCGCCACAGCCTGCGCTACTGGGTGCAGCACATGCATGTCGATGGCTTTCGCTTCGATCTGGCCTCGGTGCTGGCTCGCGATGAACAGGGCCAGCCGACGCCGCTGCCGCCGATTCTGTGGGACATCGACAGCGATCCGGTGCTGGCGGGCACCAAGCTGATCGCCGAAGCCTGGGATGCCGCCGGCCTGTATCAGGTGGGCAGCTTCGTGGGGGACAACTGGCAGGAATGGAACGGCCGCTTCCGCGATGACGTGCGTCAGTTCCTCAAGGGCGATGAGGGCAAGGTGCGGACCGTGACCCAGAGGCTGATCGGCAGCCCCGACATCTATGCAGGCGATGGGCGCGAAGCCGAGCAGAGAGTCAACTTCATCACCTGCCACGACGGCTTCACCCTGGCCGATCTGGTGGCCTACAACGGCAAGCACAACGAGGCCAACGGCGAGAACAACCGCGACGGCAGCGATGACAACAACAGCTGGAACTGTGGGGTCGAGGGACCGACGCAGGATCCACAGGTGCTGGCGCTCAGGCAGCGGCAGACCCGTAACTTCCTGGCCTTTCTGCTGCTGTCCAGCGGCACCCCGATGCTGAGCATGGGGGATGAGGTGGGGCGCAGCCAGCAGGGCAACAACAATGCCTACTGCCAGGACAATGCCATCAGCTGGTTCGACTGGAGCCTGCTGGAGAGCCATGGCGACCTGCACCGCTTCGTGAAGCTGCTGCTCGCCTATCGCCTCTGCCGCGATGTGGTGGTCGATGGGCAGGCCCTCAGCCTTCAGTGAGGACCTGGCGCGCACCGAGATCCACTGGCATGGCATCGAACCCCACCAACCGGACTGGAGCGACAGCTCCCACTCCTTTGCGGTGACGATCAGCGGCGTGTCACGGCGCTACCGCCTGCACGCCATGGTGAATGCCTGGTGGGAACCGCTCACCTTTCACCTGCCACCGGCCGATGGCGCCGAAGCCTGCTGGTGCCGCTGGATCGACACGGCCAGATCGAGCCCCGAGGACATCATCGCCTGGCCGGATCTGCAGCCCTTCGAGCCGATGCAGTGCACGGTGGAGCCCCGCAGCCTGGTGGTGCTGATCAAGCGGCTGCGGGTGGAGGTGACCTGTGAGCGGCGGGAGTGAAGCTCCTCCTCACAGCCCGGGGCTGCTCTGCATGATGCCGCCGTCGACGAACAGGGTGGTGGCGGTGATGTAGCTGGCGAAATCACTGGCGAGGAAGGCCACCACTGAGGCGATCTCATCAGGGCTGGCCATGTGACCCAGGGGGATGGCGGCGTTGAGCTTGGCCAGCAACTCCGGGTTGTTCATCGTCACATCGTTGATCGGGGTGGCGACAGCGCCCGGACCCACATTCACCATGTGGATGCCGTTCTTGGCCAGCTCCAGCCCGGCGGTGCGCGTCATCATCCGCATGCCACCCTTGGAGAGGCAATAGACCGTGTTATCGGGCATCGGCCAGTCCTCATGCACCGAGGAGATGTTGATGATGCGCCCCTTGATGTCCTTGGCGATCATGTCCTTGGCCACGTACTGGGTGGCGAAGAAGGCCGCCTTGAGGTTCACATCCATCACCATGTCGTACTGCTCGGGTGTGGTGTCGAGCAGTGAGGTGCGGGTCTCGAGGCCGGCGTTGTTGACGAGCACATCGATGCGGCCGAAGTGCTCGATCGTCTGCTGCACCATGCGCTCCAGCTGATCGGGCTTGCCGATGTCGGCCTGCACACCGAACGCCTGACCACCGGCCTGGGTGATGGCGGCGACCATCGCCTCGGTGGCCTCAGGGTGGGAGCGGTAGTTGATCGCCACAGCGGCACCACGGCTGGCCATCACCTCAGCGATCGATTTGCCGATGCCGCTGTTGGCACCGGTGATCAGAGCGACCTTGCCTCTCAGCAGCGTTTCAAGAGACGTCACGGTCATGAAGGAGGTGGGAGCAGGCGTGCGAAGAAGCGACGAACCGACACCCCCGGGATCGCGCAGGCCCGACGGGGGTTCCGGGCAACGCTAGGCAGCGCCTTGCGAGCGCGCCACAGCGAAGAGAGGAATCCACCTGGAGATCGCCGCCCCGAGCGATCCGACACCGCAACAGGCGGACGGCCATGGCCAGGCCTGACGGTTGGCGAGCACCGCAACCGCGCGGCCTCGGGGCCGGACAACGACAACGGCTGTGACGGGACCTCTCGAGCAGGCGGGGCTCCCGCTCTGACAGGCTCACGCTCTGACAACCGTCGCCGCGGCCGGTACGGTCCGGGAAGGCCCGCAGCCAACCTTCCCCAGAGGCGCGTCGATGGATCTCCCCCACATCCACTGCGTCGGCTTCACCTGCGGCGACGCCGAAGCCCTCGCCGCCTGGTATGGCCGCGCCTTCGGCTTCCGCGTGCGCGAGCAACGCGATCACGACGTCGATGCCGTCTGCGGTCTGGTGGGCCTGCCGGGCGCCCGGCTGCGGCGGCTGAGCCTGCAGCTGGGTGAGGAGCAGCTGGAGCTCCATCAGGTGCTTGATCCAGGCCCGCACCGCACCGGCCGGCCCGTGCGGGCGGACTCGCGCAGCAACGACCTCTGGTTCCAGCACATCTGTCTGGTGACCACCGATCTTCAGGGCGTAGCGGCGCCAATCGAGAAGCAGATTCACGCCGGAGCCCTGCAGCCGATCTCCAGCGCCCCTCAGCGCCTGCCGGACTGGAACACCGCCGCCGGCATCGTCGCGTTCAAGTTCCACGATCCCGACGGCCATCCGCTCGAGCTGCTCCAGTTCCCACCGGAGAAGGGCGACGCCCGCTGGCATCAGCCGAGCGAGGCGGCGGTGCTGGGCCTCGATCACAGCGCCATCGGCATCAGCGATCCGGAGCGCAGCCGACGCTTCTACGGCGAGCTGCTGGGGCTGAGCCACGGGGGTGGCGGCACCAACAGCGGCCCCGAGCAGGACAGGCTCGATGGTCTGCAGGGCACCCGGGTGCAGATCGACGCCTGGAGGCCGCCGCAGGGTATGGGGATCGAATCGCTCGCTTACCGCGCACCCGGCGGCGGCAGGCCCCAGCCGGCGGATCACGGCTTCCAGGATCTGAGCCACTGGCAGCTGCGGCTGGAAGTGAACGATCTGGAGGACATCGCCGCCCGCGCCGGGGGCTGTGGGGGAACCCTGATCTCACCAGGCGTGATCACCCTGGGGGAGAGCCTGCCGCCCTGGCGCCTCGGCCTGCAGCTGGCCGATCCCGACGGACACCGGCTGCAGGTGGTGAGCCGCTGAACCTCAGGCGCACAGGTTCGACCGATCCGGTCAGCAGATGGACTCGGGTCATGGCGCCGCCTGGCAACACCCTTAGGCTGCAACCAACTGCATCGCAAACGCCATGGATGTAACGGTGGTCGAGCTGCTGATTCCAGCACATCCCTCCACGCTGGCCCAGGCGATGTTGCTGCTGCTGCGAGTGTTCGTCGGGATCTGCTTCATCCGCCACGGCTGGCCAAAGCTGCGCAACCTCTCCACCTGGGCGGAGGCGATGAAAACCCCGAAATGGCTCTGTTTTCTCTCGGCCTTCTCGATGTGGGGAGCGGGCATCGCGCTGATTCCGGGACTGCTGACCCCCCTGGCCGCCCTGGCGATCCTTGTGTCGATGCTGTATGCGGCCGTGCTGGAGATCAGTCAGGGACTGCCATTCATCGCCCCGGATCCTTATCAGATTCCAGCCGGTGATTACGTGGGGCCCAATGGCATCGGCGATCCACCCAGCTGGGAGAAGGCGGCTATGTATGTGGTGATGTGCCTGGTGCTGATCGGTTGCGGCGGTGGCCTCTTCTCACTGGACAACCTGCTGCTCGCCGATCTGCTCATGAACCTCTGATGGACTGCGCCCCCCTGATGACAAGGGGGGCGTGATGCCCATGCGGGTGGATCAGCGCGGCACGCCGTTGTAGATCACCTGCACGACGCTGCGCCCATCCGGGGCGATCAGCAGCTCGGTCTCCAGAGTGGGGGGAATGTTCAGCACCTGCCAGCCGGGAGGCCCTCCGAGAAAGCGGAACAGAAAGCCCTGCTCGTTGCTCTCCACCAGACAGGGGTTCTCCGGCGCCGAGGTGGTGAACATGCAGGCGGCCGGGCGATACACCGTCAACCCACCATTGAGACTCACCCCGGTGTTGCGCGCCAGATTGAGAGCGCGGACCGCATTGAAGGGGACGCCACCCTGCTGAGCCCACACCGGCAGGCTCACCAGCAGCAGCGAGCCGCAGCCCAGCAACAGGTTGGTGACATGGCGGCGGGAGCCGGACAGACGTCGGTGGAGAGAACGCGGCAGCTGCATTGGAGGCGCGTGGTCGAAGCGACTCAGTATCGCCTGAGCGCATGGGAATTTCAGCCCGCCGCCACAGGCGGCTCCACAGGGGCGGGGGTCTCCGATTCCACCCGTTCGAGCCCCACCTCCACATTCATGTGCTGATCCGGCCGGCCGGTGATCAGCAGCGAGGCGCGCTCGCCGACGGCAATGTTCCACATCCACTTCACCAGCAGGCTGAGACGGTTCTCCATCGCCGGCATGAAGGCCAGGTGGGCCAGGCCCCACAGCAGCCAGCCCACGGCGCCCGACACCCGCCAGCCGCGCAGATCGGCCACGGCATACCAGCGACCGATCACCGCCATGCTGCCGAAATCCAGCCAGCGGAACGGTGCCTGCTGCGTGCGGCCCTGCACTCCGGCCAGGATGTCACGGGCAACCCAGTCGCCCATCTGCACCGCCGGCCCGGCCATGCCTGGGAGGGGTTTGCCGTCGGTGGTGTGGCTGTAGGAGCAGAGATCACCGATGACGCGGATCTCCGGATGGCCCGGGATCGAGAAATCGGGCTCCACCACCACCCGGCCGCCGCGGTCCGCAATGCAGCCGGTGCGCTCCGCCAGCAGCTTGCCCAGGTGGGAAGCCCTCACCCCGGCGGTCCAGCAGATCGTGGCCGCCTCGATCACCTGCGTCTGCGGTTCCGAGCCCTCCGGCCCCTTGAAGCTGATCGTCACCTTGCCGTTCTCGATCGCCTGCACCCGGCCACCGAGCACCAGCTCGACTCCGCGGGAGCGCAGGAACCCCTCAGCCGCCGCCGAGAGGCTCGGATGCATGGCCCGCAGCAGCCGATCGCCGGGATCCACCAGCACGATGCGGCTGTCGGCGGGATCCACCTGGCGGAAAAAGCGGCTGAGGCTCTTCTGGGTGAGATCACTCAGGGAACCGGCCAGCTCACAGCCGGAGGGGCCACCACCGATCACCACCACCGACTGCAGGAAGCGACGCCGTTCGCGATCCGGTGTCTGCTCGGCCTCCTCGATCGCCGACAGCAGCCGGCGGCGGATCTCATCGGCATGCTCGAGGATCTTCATCGGCGGCGCCTCGGCGCGCCAGTTCTCATGGCCGAAGTAACTGCTGCCTGATCCGGTGGCCAGAATCAGATGGTCGTAGCGATAGCGGCGATCGTTGAACACCAGCTCACGGTTGGCGGGATCGAGATCGACGACCTCACCAAGCAGCACCTGCACGTTGGTGGCCTTCTCGAGAAGACTCCGCAGCGGCGTGGCCACATCCGCCTCCGCCACCAGACCGGTGGCGACCTGATAGAGCAGCGGCTGAAACAGGTTGAAATTGCGCTTATCGATCAACGTCACCCGCACCGGTTGTCCAGCGAGGGCACTGGCTGCCTTGACCCCGGCGAACCCACCCCCCACGATCACGACATGGGGCCAGGCCGCCATGGCCTCGAACGGCGGCGGGAGTTCGAGGAAGAAACGCTCCCTGACCATGGCGGCGTGTCCGTCGGTGTGGCCGTACGGTATCGAGGACAGCCGTTGAGCACAGCCAGCCGTCCTGAGATCCGGAACGGTGGGGATCAGAGCCCGCTGCGTCGCAGGGATGCCGCCACAGAGCAGCCGCTCCCCGGCTCAGTGAACAGCCTGGAGGTTCATTCGCGGCAAGGTTGCCACCGCCGAAATCGGGCGATCCTGATCCTCCCGAAGCTGAGCCATGGCCGCTGCGGTGGCGGCGGGGCAGTCCCCGTCTCCATGACGGCCAACGCAGAACTGCGTGGAGGTGTCGTGAGGGATGGTCACCGGCTGGGTGAGCATATAACCACGGCCATAGATATTGCGGATCAGTTCATTGGCACTGGATCCTGCGGCGAGACGATTGCGCAATCCATGAATCGCGCGCGCCAGGCTCACATCGCTGACATCGCTCCGCCCCCAGACATTGATGACGATGCGCTCCTTGTCCAGCACCTGCTGGGGATGGGAGCACAGATACGACAGCAGACGCAGCTGAAGAGGTGACAGCGGCACGAGCGTGTCATCGATCCACAGACTTTCGTTGTCCTTCACGCTGAAGGGACCGAAGCGGTACGTGACCATGGGTCTATACCGACCGAAGGATTCTTGAATAATCGACGCAGGAAACCGCCTCTGTCCATACTCAGAACTGAGTAGCGGATCTGCTGCAGGCCACAGCCCGCCCGCCGCCTGAGTGGAACGCTCCTACGCAGAGGCGGCGGAGCCCAGGTAGGAGGCGCGCAGCTCCGCATCCTCCAGCAGCATCCGGGCCGGACCCTGCAGGCGAATCGCTCCCCCCTCCAGCACCACACCCCGATCGGCGATCGCCAGCGCGGCGCTGGCGTTCTGTTCGACCAGCAGCATCGAGAGGCCCTCCCGGTGCAGGGCGGCCAGGGCCGCCATCAGCTCAGCGACCAGCTTCGGCGCCAGGCCCAGACTCGGTTCATCCAGCAGCAGCAGGCGCGGCCGGGCCATCAGAGCGCGGGCGATCGCCAGCATCTGCTGCTCTCCCCCCGACAGGCTGCCCGCCAGCTGCTGACGCCGCTCGGCCAGCCGAGGGAACAGGGCATAACAACGATCACGATCGGCGGTGATGGCGGCCCGATCGCGGCGCAGCCAGGCCCCCAGGTCCAGATTGGCGGCGACGCTCTGGCGCGCCAGCACCCGGCGTCCTTCCGGGCAGTGGACGATGCCCAGGCGCACCGTGGCCTCGGTGCGCAGCCGCGCCAGATCGCGTCCGCACCAGTGGAGGCTGCCGGCCGAGGGGTCCACCAGCCGCGAGATCGCCCGCAGCGTGGTGGTCTTGCCGGCACCGTTGGCCCCCAGCAACGCCACCAGCTCTCC
It contains:
- a CDS encoding winged helix-turn-helix domain-containing protein, whose translation is MVTYRFGPFSVKDNESLWIDDTLVPLSPLQLRLLSYLCSHPQQVLDKERIVINVWGRSDVSDVSLARAIHGLRNRLAAGSSANELIRNIYGRGYMLTQPVTIPHDTSTQFCVGRHGDGDCPAATAAAMAQLREDQDRPISAVATLPRMNLQAVH
- a CDS encoding ABC transporter ATP-binding protein, whose product is MSVVRSTPVASPDAPVPPLLELRRLTVHYGAIPAVRGLDLCLRQGELVALLGANGAGKTTTLRAISRLVDPSAGSLHWCGRDLARLRTEATVRLGIVHCPEGRRVLARQSVAANLDLGAWLRRDRAAITADRDRCYALFPRLAERRQQLAGSLSGGEQQMLAIARALMARPRLLLLDEPSLGLAPKLVAELMAALAALHREGLSMLLVEQNASAALAIADRGVVLEGGAIRLQGPARMLLEDAELRASYLGSAASA